The DNA sequence gccaggattgtatttcacAAACAGATTATTTTTgcggaataattaaaaattaaaaagcaggagtaatttaactaaataaaaaaCGGAAATACGAATAaacgatggaagtttaatattgaagtagcgtcccggTTTGGTTTTCCGGCTTTCCTGTGctgctactgcagtttcgaccgttaaggccgtagttgaAGGGCGcaaaagccaggattgtatttcgcaaaaagataatttttgcataataattaaaaattaagaagcaggaaaaGTTTAACTAATTAACTAAAGGAACTCAAAACgacaataaaatgcaaaaaactaacGTAGTTTAGGGGCGCTATaaccagggttgtatttcgcaaatggatagggtttgcagaataattaaaaattaaggagcaggagtaatttaattaaattataaaaggaactcaaatctacaatctcatgaaaaaaaaattggaaaatctcttcatgaaaatacagaagattcgaaaacgccttcaattgatgcgtcatacctcacgcgttcctgagagtttaaatagttgtatccctgcgccttagcaaggagATGGAAACtaaatattgaagtagcgtccccgcgttgtttttcggttttcctgtgccgctactgcagtttcgaccgttaaggccgtagttaaAGGGTGCTAAAGCCAGATTGAacttcgcaaaaagataatttttgctgaataaataaaaattaagaagcaggaagaATATTACTatttaataaaaggaactcaaatctacaataaaatgcaaaaaactaacgtagtttaagggcgccgaagccagggttgtatttcgcaaatggataaagtttgctgaataattaaaaattaaggagtaggagtaatttaactcaataataaaaggaactcaaatcgacaatataatgcaaacgAATATGGAaagtctcgtcatgtaaatacagaagattcggaaacgccttcaattgaggcgtgatacctcacgcgttccggagagttcaaatagttgtggTGATGAAGGGATTCCCaatgaatcctgagaatgggttattttgaagttcaagtactgtagaatccaactccaataatgcctccgtgtttaaaaagtgtgaaattttcaaaatttaccgggggagggcccccggaccttcttagaggggcccccgaacgacaggaggggcccttacatttaggtctcctcctaacttttcgactaccagtccgcccctggtgGTCTCCGTAATAAGAACgatcaatttaaaaagataaaacgaatatattttgagaaaataggaGGGTTACCTACacggactaaatttttagggtcaaaattgagatttcgcAGATCGAGCCGAAACTAAGCTAGTACGCTTGGAAATGatccgctgagtccgattttctggCCGGAAAAGCTCCCAGAGTCGGCTGGAACGAGCTATTGACGAAAAACGCACTTTACGAGTTCACCCCCAGCGCCATCTCGCCttaaattttgcagatgcaacacggacatccattatgcacgaatagttgtatctcttcgccgtcatcaacgcgcctccttTTACATTGCTCCATTTCCACTCTGTCTTcgttttgtcttatttgtatttgtaGCGATGTTTTGAAGACTGCATACAGTCTTTAAAACACCGCTACATCGCCACgagcaacacagccgtaaaTAGGAGAGGTGTAATAATAGAGCCTCGTTTCTTAATTTTCCCACGACTTttcattggcagcacaaagagGAGCTGCGGAACATCGCAAATTCACAGCTTGCGCCatcccgccttcaattttgcagatgcaacacagacttccatcaagtacgaatagttgtatgactGCGCCGTCTTTCCATTTGTTATGTTTCTATAATATGATAGTTTCGTTTAtctcatttgtagtggtgcttcaaggactACGTGAGCAACGCAGCCAAAAATAGAATGTGCCCTAATCAACtaccattttgaaaagaaaaaaaatgttaaaggtCTCTCGAGCGATCAAAAGGgtgcacgtctaaaaattgactgtGCTACCACCTCTAAGAGAGTTACACATAGCGGATACGGACGGGGGGTGTTAAAGGATCTCTATATTATTAAAGAggtgaaaattcaaagaaatgcaatttttatcgatcatggaaattttatgtacGTAAAGGTATTTTGACAGAGGACAAAAGTTTGAGAGCTATTTTGATTTCCCCACCCATTGACGCTAGTCCAAGTTAGTCCGCTTGGAAATGatccgctgagtccgattttctggtcggaaaagctccaaGAGTCCGCTAGAATGCGCTACCGAcgaaaaacgcacttttgcaGCAGGgtcagaaacactcgtttttgaccgtttctcggctcaggaggCCTCGCCGCGCCTCGGGACCATAAGCAGTCGGTTCGGCGCCTTCAATTACACAGGATCCGACTGtcatctcgaattttttttccccgtccaaaatcgagagAAATCGACGGGGGTTAGATGAATGCGTGAATTGTTTCTCTCTATTGCAACGTTCGAAATTCTCCGATcaagtttaaggtgattcgatggacgctatattttatgtcagaacgacatacgatatatcgcatcgattggttccattttctcagccatttgtcatttttctcgaattttaagatggcgattctgttgtcaggagactaaagaattcacttgcgaattttgacaaagaaattcaacgtaatgaaggcgtggttttttttttagaggaaaaataccgcattcgatactgatattgaaactgcactcgaatgcgatattttctctctaaaaaaaccacgcctttattacgttgaatttgtttgtcaaaattggcaagtgaattctttagtctcccgacaacagaattgcgatctccaaattcgaggaaaatgacgagtatagctgaaaaaatggtacCAATCGATACGATAAACCGCATGTCGttttaacacaaaatatggcgtccatcgaatcaccgtaATCTCCTATaaggatattttcccttttcttaTCTTAAACTTTACTTCCGCAGCCAACACGACGCGACGTATGATTCAGTTTTCTGCTTTGACGTGGTGTTATGTTGGCTGGCGCTGGAGTCTTGGAGGACGCCAATAGGACTACTCCTACTGGCCAATACCATGCGCACGGGGCTTACATCATCATATTCCCGAGAAAATTCGCCTTTTTTTTACCCCGCAGATACGACAAATAGAGTCTCCTACCAGAGTAAATGTTTAAAATGCTTCCTCACAGTTTCATATGATTTTGTGTATAATTGTTCTTTTTTggtgtaaataaaaaatttacaaataaagAAACTGATAATAGATGAACTAATTTAGGAAGAAATTGCTCTCGCATTTATGTAATCAGAAAATCTTCTTATTCCATTACATTCTTTTATCATACTTTTGCATTTAAGGCTTTCTTTAAGGAGACTTATGGCTTGTTTGCGCGAGCCTTAAGTCCCCCGGCTGGATGCGAGACGAGCAAAGCAAGCCAAAGCGGCTAGTGTAAAAATAACAACGTCAATAACTTGGTTGGGTAAATCGTGTTCTGTATGAAATTTTGGTAGAGAAACATGTGAATCAGTTCTTCTCAAAAAgggaacaagtccatttttgtAAGAGCCTTGGCTTGCATAAAAGGACATGCTTACTAAGACTCATCGAGGAATGGACCTGTTCCCATTTGGAAACAACTGATTTAAgtatcagaatacttaaattcgtaccttgcctaCTGGCctattgaattacattttgcaatgtgaaaccaatatttctggctcatccataaaagccttcatctgcatagggaaactaatcacacatacgttgtttccaaaataagccagaaatagtatagTTCCCTGATGCAAAttgtagtcaaattttcaaagaactttTGAGTCAATGTAGTTAACCGGTGCGTCAAAAAAGTACGGTCTAGATATTTAggggagggaaaatatttaaatgtaaTAAAGTTTCTCTGAAAACCCCTGTCTTAACTCAGCAAATTGATTCATATAACTGAATATTTCAGATTATATAGTTCTAGGTTGTGAAGACGATGACATCTTACTTGTAAacataaatgaaaattaaatttcgctAAAAATTCGAATATTAACGCTATGAATTGCATGTTGTGTTGCCCAAAAATATTCTGCGAGTGACATTAccgcactagaaaaaaaccacattggatctagagtccagactcttaaaaacatcgacaagaataaatactcttgattcaatcagacttaagcttaaatcaagaacccagcctcttaatttgagcggatcccttttgatttaagcttaaatcagaatcaagagtattttttcttgtcaatgttttcaagagtctggactctagatccaatgttttttttttttttttatttttttttatttttttttttttcagtgcgagcgTTTCCGGTGGCCTTCCAAAGTGTTTGAGTGATTAACATGTACTGGTGCATGGTTTGTGCGTATGTTTTGTCCTGTCAAAACAATCTCTGGAAGAAGGGATGTTAGCCAGGGATCcccttaaataaaataatgtccCCAGTCCCCACTCATGGTTACAGCTCGATCCCTACTCTTGGCATTCAAATTAGCTGGAGTTAAACTGGACTTTTTTTGCGTAAAGGATATGAACGCCACGCCGCATAGTGGAACGAGctagtaggagaggtcggacatgaattttttggataaaatttcaaaatttcatgcttTTTTTCGTCCCAAATTCTATTTCTAGGGGTGTTTTCGAAAGGAAATTACACGAAAAACCCATCAGAAccacttttgaacttttttgtttcatttttttggaaatataagctttcaaattttccagattttgtccgacttcctcTGTTGACTCGGTCCAATGTGCGCCGTGGGGGCAACTTGGGGCCTGCTCGTTGGAAAGCGGGATAGATTGGCggcagtggtgaggcgtgaatggtcgatatCGATGTATCCCGATTCGAAGCTTTGgtggagaatcgattattaaggtgttcgatccttttacataggtttaaatagtagATCAATCAATTTATCTCAAATCACACCAGGCCACTGAttaaaacgccgtacgaacgaaaaattcactattttctgatacacttttttttcgtataagaaaatatcgacggtgaaagtcggcagtCACatgactcgtttgcggtgtctgaaaatctccgcctctacgtcatttttttaaaggagaacgaattaatattctttcttgaagtttttgcagaattttcttcgcattgagaagaaaaatcatgacagttttaaggaattgccgttgagtagttttccatttaaaaaataaagtatgacaggaagtctgcgacgtcgcaaaccgagttaaatgattgccgactttcaccgtcgatatggcaaattctgaaggctcatactatGTCCTGCCTTAGCACAGCAAAATAGCCCACCAGACGAGATAcaaatttaatcaaataaaattgtaaaactcacttgcacgtaaaaATTAGTTAAATTGCGGACGCGTTTCGCCGGCTCGCGACTCCGGCATCCTCAGCGCGACTGGTTCcctattattataattttaatttaaacgcGTCCGCAATTTAACTAATttttacgtgcaagtgagttttacaattttatttgatcaaTTAGCTTGTGCGAGTCTCCAAACGAATCTTGACAAATTTAATCATTCTAATACACgtctcctcttcaaaatttcacgtaaaacgcgAATTgcgcgacaaaaattactgaaattccCTCCCACGGGAAAAACAAAAGTATCTTTGAGTCAAATTGAAGTTGTCGTGTTTACTAGGAATCTAACCTCTGAATTATTAAATATTTCAGACTGAGCACCAACCTATAATGGACTTACAATTAGAAGAGAGACTCAATAACTTAACGAAAGCGCTTGAGCGTTCAGCCGAGGATGCGGGACAAATGATGAAGTCGCGTAATCTTTCACTGCAAACGCGTATTCAACTTCTTTGTTTGGCATGCATGAAGGATCTACAAAAAGTCGCCGAGATTATAATTAACAACGGCTTCCAACAAGATAGCGATTCCGCCGAAAAAGCGCGCATGGAAATAGTCCGATACCTGAAGCGCCCAGGTGACCCAGAAGGATATCTCAGGGAGTACATTACATCCGTAATCGTAGGAGATAGCTCGCCTAGGATGCATCGCTCGGGAAAAATTCACCTCGAAAACATTTTCTCTCGACTGAAGAGACTTTTCGTAAGGGACGAAAACAATATACACGTGCAGCTGTATCTGTTGGACCGCTCGTTTCTGCAGGAAACACACGTCAACGTGAATATACTCGTCAACGTGAATAAACTCGTCGGCGAGGCTCCACTTTTGCACATCGCTTTGGAGATGGGCGACCTAGCCGTGGTGGACCTCTTTCTGAGTCGCGGCGCCGATCCCAACATGGTGAACGTATTCGGCTTGAACTCTCTCCATCGCGCGTCTCAACCGCAAACCGAAGGAGTCGTCGAGCTGCTCATAAATAGAGGAGTGGATATCCACCACACTGACGAATTCGGGAACACGCCGCTTCACACTTTCGCATTCGTGGGATACGAAACGGGAGTGCGGTTGCTACTTTCCAACGGCGCGAGAGTCAATGCGGCGAACACCGAAGGACTCACGCCTCTCCACAAAGCAGCCGGGGCTATCCCGAGGTCGCGGAGCTACTCCTTGCTCACGGTGCGCACGTCAACGCCGTCTCCTCGACGCAGTACTCCTGCGGCATGACTCCCCTCATCTACGCAGCCACGCAATTTAGCTTGAACGACCCAACTCCTAAAATTGAAAGAATCGGGAGAGTCATCGAGGTGCTGGTGGAACATGGTGCCGACGTCAATACTCTTGACAAATACGACAGAGCAGCATTGCACTACCTAGCAGGCCAAGGTTGTGAACGCAGCGTGGAGTTATTAATCGCCAACGGGGCTGATGTAACTCCGGCGGACCAGCATGGGTGGACACCTCTCCACCACGCTGCCGGGATCGCTGCGCCTGCTGGAAGACCCCAAGTCATCGGATTACTCCTCGAGCACGGAGCTCGAATCGAGGCTCGTGACAATGAAGGAAAGACGCCTCTCATCTGCGCCACCTCGTGCCGAGACGCTTACGGTTGGAGTAGATACGACACACCACAAGAAGAAGTGCTCGAACGACTTCTGGACGGAGGAGCCGACCTGGAATCCTACGTTAACTCCGCGCTGTTGCTCTCCACGCTCGGCTGCGTCAACGGGAGATGCAGCCGTCACGAGTACTGCGAGGGGCAGGAGCTCATGGTTCGGAAGCTGATGGCGCACGGAGCGGACCCCCGGAGATTAGTTACTTTCGACCGATCGAAAATACGTCCCGCCCGGTACGCCTTGCAGGCTCTGCAAGCGGCCTTGGAGTGCGGCCTGGTGAGAGATCTCGATCTGCTGGAGCGGCTCTTCGAGTATGAACTTTTTGACGACCGATTCGCCGACTATGAGGGGTTACCGTTCGTGAAGGACCAGGAGCATGGAGAGAAGCACCGATGTCTTGTCAGAGAACATCTCGCGAAGCTAAGAATCGCCGGACTGATCAGAGCCGAAAAATTAGCTTTGCCGCACGGGATAACGGAGGGGACCTCACTTGATCTCGTAAATGCGTACGAGATGGAGGCCAAGAGGTTGGCGAGGATGATCCCGGGGAGCACGCGGACCTATCACGACGTGTTGTTCATGTCCGTCGATCAACTGAGCCGGTTGGCCGGCAATGACGCTGTGGTGAGCGCGTTCTTGAAGGTGGAGGAGGAATTCCGGATCTACGGCAGGATGCTAGCCGGGCGCATGGAGAGAGGCCGGGTCCGACGGTCATGGGCAGAGGAGGCGTGCGGTATTTGCCAACCGCTCTTCGATCGACAGATTCGGCATTTGATACCGATGAAAATGGTGCCCGGGGACATAACGGAGCGAGTGATTGCGAATTTGGGCGATGTTGAACTGAAGCGGTTCGTGATTGGTAACAGGCGCGATCCCATCTTGCTAGGGCGATAGCGCAATGGTAAGGATAAAAATCGATAGGATGTCGTTCAGACCTCTCaattggaccgtgtttagcagaaaggaagccTTATCAGCTTTTGCTAAATTTAGCgaggcaattcaattttttacaagagagcggttctgcggatttctcttaaagttttaaggaatttgctccgtGCTTTGCAGGAAATTTACTGGCATTTGTACACAAATCCACACAAGCGTTTTCATCGACCGCTGAGAAAATTGGGGGAAAGTTGGGTGAGAGGAGCACTTCGAAATACCGAAACTACATTGAAATGGAATCGTGTGGGAATCTTTAGCATTCGAATTTTGAGGAACCTCGAAACTAGCAAATTCCCCCTAGAAAAATTAGGTGAAAGTTAACAGCCTTCTCCATTTATTCTGCCTGAAGTATGATGTAAAGCTCCCACTGACCTATTTCTTAAGAGAGCTTATTAGAGGTTGGCTTGGTGTATTGAACATAACAAAATACAATGTTCCGCTTTGTTTGATATGATATGAGTCCATTACTAACAGCTCTTCATTCAGGATTTCATGAACTTTGCAGCTGACTAATTAAAGACGTGTGCGCTGTGATGTTCGATATTTAAACTAACCCATCACCATTTGTTCCACAACTAACGACTGAATCTTTGGAACTTTCAGGTCAAGCATTTTAAAGTAATGGACGCAGAGGAACAAATAAACAGCTTGAAAGAGGCCCTGAAGCAATCAGCCGAAGATGCGCAACAACTGATTAGATCATTAAGGCTATCACTACACCTTCGAATCAAACTCTTTTGCCTAGCCTGTATGAGAGACGACCAAAAAATCGCCGAGATAATATTAAACGACGGCTTCGGGCAATCGACTCCTTCAGGCGAAAGATCAAGAGAGGAACTCATCCAGTACTTGCAGCGCCCCGATGACCCGGAGGGACACCTCAACGGGTACATCATAAGCACAGCGATTAAAGATGACATGCCTGTCATGGGCCGCGTCGGGAAAGTCTACGTGTATAATATCCTCCCTCGGCTGAAGAAAGTCACTCTGCTGACAGAGGAATTCCGAAATATCGAGATGTACCTGCTCGATCGATCGTTTCTGCTGGAGCGAGGCGTCGACGTAAATAAGCGCGTCAACGGAGGATACCCACTTCTACACATCGCCTTGGAGATGGGCGACCCAGCGGTGGTAGAACTATTTCTGAGTTGGGGCGCCGATCCGGACATGAAGGACGTCCACGGCTCCAATGCTCTCCACGCTGCGGCGAAATCAAAAGCCGAAGGCGTCGTCAAGTGGTTGCTCCGCTACGGAGCAGACATTCATTGCGTCAACAGATTCGGAAGAACACCACTCTACGGGCTCGCTAACGCAGGGCTCAAGACGGACGTGGAACTGCTTCTAGCTCGTGGCGCTAAAGTTGACCTAGCGGATAAAAATGGAGACACGCCCCTCCATGAAGCATCGAAGGGGCAGCCGGAGATCGTGGAACTTCTCCTACCGCGCGGAGCTCCAGTGAATGCACTCAACAAGAGCGGACAGACTCCTCTCCTTTGTGCCGCCGCTTTCTCAAGCCCGGAGGATTTCACCCCCGAAACGAGAGAAAGGGTCGAGAACGTGATCGAGATACTCGTCAAAAATGGGGCGGACGTAAACCGCGCTGACCTTGAAGGAGGGACCGCACTTCACTTTCTCGCCGCATCCGGGTGCGAACGGGGGGTTAAACTGCTGCTGGAAAACGGGGCTACAGCGAATCCCGTTAACTCGAAGGGCAGGACACCCTTACACGAGGCTGCAGGATCCTGGACGCCTTCGGGAAGACCCGCCGTCGTCGAGCTGCTCCTCCGACACGGAGCCGAAGTCGACGCTCGGGACCACGACGGGCAGACACCTCTCGTCCGTGCAGCATCCTGCCGGGACTACTTCAGCCTCGGCAATTACGAGCTACCGCAGAAAGACGTTGTCGAGCGACTTATGAACGGCGGGGCTGACCCGGAAGCGAGTGAGTTCTCGCCGCTCCTCCGAGCGATCCTCAGTAACGAAAGTACCAATCGAAGTAACTACGAACAACCGGACGTCGTTCGCGCGTTACTAGACCACGGAGCCGAGACGAACACCTTATTCGCGACCGTGCCTTCCGACGCCCGCTACATCTCGAGGGCCCTGAAGACGGCGTTGGAATACGGTCTGGTGAGAGACGTCTCCCGGCTGATAAGTCTCCTCGACTATCAACCCCAAACCATACGTCGGGAACGCATCCAGGTGGAGGGAGACCTGAACCTCGCGCTGCCGGAGGACTTCGAGAACGAGCTGTACTTGATCGAGAGCGATGAGGAAAACCGCGAGGCTGTTAGGAATGTCGTTCTGATGCACATTCTGAAGCTCCATGCCGCCGGGCTGGTTACGTCTATCAGTCCGAACGATTCGGCTATGCTCAAATCATTGTTCGACGACCGCCCCTCGGATCTCCTGAGCGTGGAGGTCGAAAGAATGGCGGAGAGGATCCCTGGGGGAGATCTGACCGTCCACGACGTGCTGTTCATGTCCGTGGATCGGCTGGCACGTCTGGCTTGTAACGATGGGGTAGTGGAGGCTTTTTCGTCGGTGGAGAGGAAGTTCCCGGTCTACGGGACGATGCTGAAAGGGCGCATGAGGAGAGGTCAGGAGCGGCGTCGATGGAGCGAGGCAGCGTGTCGCGTTTGCCAAAGACTCTTTGACCAGCAGCTCAGGCATTTGACACCACGGGTACAGGTGCCCCCGGAGATCACGGAGAGAGTGGTCGCGACCTTCAGGGACGTGGAGATGAAGCGGCTCGTGATCGGCTTCGGGCAGGAACCTGATGGTTTGGATTCGTGGGTGAATGAAGAGGTGGAACCTGGTGGATGGATTTATCTGACCTTGGTGAGTGGTCTTACTGTTTTATTGTTCTTACGGATAAGTGGGCGGATGGAAAAACCTATtagcccaagtagcatttttcaatgtaaaagttgcaacaagttgaaacaatgttggtattagttgcaacaagttgaaacaatgttggtattagttgcaacaaagtttcaactttcggtcaacttttggtcgataagtgccgattttcggcgatctaATCGAAAGAAAGagttgcaacctgctgagattgcaaaatcgctgaaccaaagttgtttaaaatctaaagataggcaaccagctATACTTTGgcgttgaaacatgtttcaacttcattGCAACTAGTTCTtacaatgatagctccttcgggggagagagtaggcaatctgcacatcaatctattagttgcaagaatcaaacgattttctttcaagttgttgcaacctctgctacttgggaatgAGATGGGTTCCGATTGGGAGATTTTGATTTCTTTAAATTAAGTAGCACCGCATCAAGAAAGATGTTGGACTATATTATCAAATATAATGTATATGTGTATGCTGCAGTTGCAAAAAGGTAAAATTCTGTACCGACTTTGAATTGACTCGCAACGTGGTTGAAGAA is a window from the Bemisia tabaci chromosome 10, PGI_BMITA_v3 genome containing:
- the LOC109035108 gene encoding uncharacterized protein, with the protein product MDLQLEERLNNLTKALERSAEDAGQMMKSRNLSLQTRIQLLCLACMKDLQKVAEIIINNGFQQDSDSAEKARMEIVRYLKRPGDPEGYLREYITSVIVGDSSPRMHRSGKIHLENIFSRLKRLFVRDENNIHVQLYLLDRSFLQETHVNVNILVNVNKLVGEAPLLHIALEMGDLAVVDLFLSRGADPNMVNVFGLNSLHRASQPQTEGVVELLINRGVDIHHTDEFGNTPLHTFAFVGYETGVRLLLSNGARVNAANTEGLTPLHKAAGAIPRSRSYSLLTVRTSTPSPRRSTPAHGWTPLHHAAGIAAPAGRPQVIGLLLEHGARIEARDNEGKTPLICATSCRDAYGWSRYDTPQEEVLERLLDGGADLESYVNSALLLSTLGCVNGRCSRHEYCEGQELMVRKLMAHGADPRRLVTFDRSKIRPARYALQALQAALECGLVRDLDLLERLFEYELFDDRFADYEGLPFVKDQEHGEKHRCLVREHLAKLRIAGLIRAEKLALPHGITEGTSLDLVNAYEMEAKRLARMIPGSTRTYHDVLFMSVDQLSRLAGNDAVVSAFLKVEEEFRIYGRMLAGRMERGRVRRSWAEEACGICQPLFDRQIRHLIPMKMVPGDITERVIANLGDVELKRFVIERLNLWNFQVKHFKVMDAEEQINSLKEALKQSAEDAQQLIRSLRLSLHLRIKLFCLACMRDDQKIAEIILNDGFGQSTPSGERSREELIQYLQRPDDPEGHLNGYIISTAIKDDMPVMGRVGKVYVYNILPRLKKVTLLTEEFRNIEMYLLDRSFLLERGVDVNKRVNGGYPLLHIALEMGDPAVVELFLSWGADPDMKDVHGSNALHAAAKSKAEGVVKWLLRYGADIHCVNRFGRTPLYGLANAGLKTDVELLLARGAKVDLADKNGDTPLHEASKGQPEIVELLLPRGAPVNALNKSGQTPLLCAAAFSSPEDFTPETRERVENVIEILVKNGADVNRADLEGGTALHFLAASGCERGVKLLLENGATANPVNSKGRTPLHEAAGSWTPSGRPAVVELLLRHGAEVDARDHDGQTPLVRAASCRDYFSLGNYELPQKDVVERLMNGGADPEASEFSPLLRAILSNESTNRSNYEQPDVVRALLDHGAETNTLFATVPSDARYISRALKTALEYGLVRDVSRLISLLDYQPQTIRRERIQVEGDLNLALPEDFENELYLIESDEENREAVRNVVLMHILKLHAAGLVTSISPNDSAMLKSLFDDRPSDLLSVEVERMAERIPGGDLTVHDVLFMSVDRLARLACNDGVVEAFSSVERKFPVYGTMLKGRMRRGQERRRWSEAACRVCQRLFDQQLRHLTPRVQVPPEITERVVATFRDVEMKRLVIGFGQEPDGLDSWVNEEVEPGGWIYLTLVSSDIKSDKTENSKKRSPNYPLKYHSKDTEEKKMAADPQRNKSSTAAAEWEEFKAKLRSMTPEERLEKILHLCFSGNLEAAKIFLHIGLHESMQGARKQIYNARLEVIKFILSPAFRVLLSPRSSFVYDLKITADPKQSSPFPGMLSVGEFRPRGRLANPLILAQGFFLKGKEAYGVGGENFLSIGAFSIPGQFVMIQIPVNEKEDIELRFLDRKDKPRGKPVAVGDLGALMLVNADEQDKRTIEFLLKHVDDAHVQVAEPLLYVAAKMGEVKIVKSLLENGVTADVRDGEDHLAPLHLATHIKAEMLLDILIHHGADVNCKDKYNRTPLHYAATIGWTRGVEILLENGATVNVADTFEETTPLDTALDGVYFGVADLLIRHGAKVKKERFKKYLRFAAEKGDTQLVKLLLSTDSIDTTGKAERKTKKREGAKRSQGDLKESNQGKCSDLGDSKDGVPKVGVLGIKSEACSDSSQNDTGEPHQNDCASLDANCLDNCKMSGADNEPSPRSAGSGSIESAQDEESEFFGGDEGGSLNHQRVEYDEDELFGRDEGGSGGSLNHQRVEYDEDELFGRDEGGSLHQRVEYDEDELFGRDEEGSLDHQRVEYDEDELFGRDEGGSSNSQSAQDEENRHLRGDDEGSSNFQNVRYEEASEKFDPDDLVFDQDLGFDIDDIFDPDNRYISDSESPKVKDEVRDDGGISEALLLASRGGHTDTVRLLLEHGANANHIEPPWSTTALHNAVAGGHKEVIELLLNRGADPEILELKFFSALTIAALRERFTTDRPELTPGDHVQIIDLLLSHGADINSLGGASDRGPRPSSDVLGDTFYCAYSHLALMIALELGFLVDPASIRRLRYTVRYREEHRQVRDHEYGPKNILGRYLVKLQSAGLLPFPLLNDGSKEAEHLKELIEGVEAVFPDFRAECETTVAKMKRLVPGGGFTYLDLLSKSPDQLATLSRNEELVDSAMGTIVKEFPLYWLLLEGRLNRGAARRRWVDAAGQICHRMFNWVLRMPYDTKQPEKKEKVPYEVVERIVRCLTDRDLRYFVIGHENDPSWQRLAVLIDADLAKDGLSHD